TAACCTTCTAGACTACTGCTCTGCAGGAGTCTAATGTACTTAAGGAAAGCACCCTCCCCACATTACACCTAAAGAAAATAGAGACGGATTTCTTGAGAATTTGGAACCAAACACCAGCCTGAGCTACTTTCAAACTAATAGCTCTCATCATCAAGAAATTTAATTGCTGAAGGTATTTCAAGGCTCTATTTCTAAGTAAAAGTCTTCTTGCATCAATGTTCTATTGTATAAGTAAATAACCATGGGTTCATAAAAGCCTATAACAGCATAATACATGCTCCAAGGTCCTACATCAAGATGGAGAGGTTTTCAGATGGGTCAGGCAATAAACCATATATCTTCTAGTCTCACTAATTGGAGTGAAGCATCACCAAGCTGGCTCAGACTAACTGACTAATTTTTGGTCATAGCAATTTTCAAAGAGTCTACTACTGGAAGGAGGTCCTGGATAAATAAGCAAAGCAAGGTGTTTCTGTATGGGGCCATTTCATTGGAATGGAGCAGAGACTGCTTTAAGTGAGTCTGCCTACCATTCCCCACAAATGGCATTCTAATTCCCGTGCCTCTACCAGCACACTATTGCCCCACCCCTCTCCAATGCCTGGCACTGTAGGCCATATTAAAAAATGCCCTCAATTTGACACTGAATCCTACTCTTAATCAAACTGAGTCTTCTCTCTAAATCCACTCCCACTATATGTATGCACTAAGAGTGCTGGTCTTGAATCATACTTACCTTGTTTTCTGGATCATGTGTGTTGGTATAGGTCCTAATATCCGTTCCATCATTGCTAAGTGTTCTTTACTGTCATGTGTCTATAAAAAGGAAAgtcaaaaatcaaaatcaaaattatcttacCTTGCTGTATAAACATGAAAATAGCCATCACCAAATCTACagaatgttttgaaaatatcaGATATTAGGTAAAGGGCCAGGTTAGCTACAAAACAAAAGTCCAAAACTGTGTATGTAGTTCATTTCTATGAGCCATGTTGTTTGACCCATACCAGGCTCCCCATCCCAACCCAAAAGAAGGTCTTAAACTATGATTTAGTAATTCTAAAGTAGAGAATTGAGGCCCAGGGGCAATAGAAggtacagattaaaaaaaaaaagaacaaatttaacaCTGAAATTACCTAGAAATCATTTATCAACCTACAACTTGAACTGAAAATTAATCTCTACAGGATTTCTTCATTATACTCCTTGTACTATCCTCTTTTTCAGCTATGATGCCACTAATTGGGTGAAATCTGTGGCTAGTTCAATGCAAACTTACCACAATACTTGAAAAACAACTTAAGTCATGTCCTTATATTAACTTCTGCTTGACTCTGTGCTCCTGACAACTTGAAAACCATGgttactgtatttctttttttttttttggaggggggaaggcaaggcaattagggttaagtgacttgcccaaggtcacacagctagtaagtgtgtcaagtgtctgaggccaaatttgaactcaggtcttcctgactccagggccgacactctactcactgtgccacctagctgcccctatgtttcttaaaattgatttaaaatgcAGTAATTGTTAAAAGTAatctagttctataaagtgtCCATAGAATCAGCTAGCCCTCAACGAATATATTAACACCAATTACACTCTGTCACAAGTTAAAAACCATTCGCAGCAGAGATgtacttttttaaatttctagaaTCAAGGATGATGTGTAGATAACCACTTCTGATCACCCAAAATGCTAGCAATTTggcttagttcaggccctcatcactacTTGCCCAAACTATTGCAAATACCTTTCTGATTGGTTGGCCTGCCTTCAGTTTTGCCCCTCTCCAATCCCTCTACAACACAGCTATAAagattgatattcctaaaatccACATCTGATCACGTCACCCTCCTGGCTCAAGAAATATAGCTCCTCGatgcctcaaggataaaataaaatctcctctgattagcatttaaagcccctaacaatctggctccagcctatctttgCAGGCTGATTACATATTACTTCCTCCCTTCACTCTTCTGTCTGCTCAAACTGGCCTACCTGTTCTttatacatgacattccatctcctgcctctatgTATTTGCAGGGAGTATCATTTCTAGAATCCTTTCTTCCAAAACCCTAGTTCCTCACTGCCTCTCCCTTCAATGATCATCTCACATACCTAACCCTTCAAGAGAATTTTTCTAGTTCCCCCACAATTGTTACTCTTCTCTTTTGCACCATATCCTGTATTTATCTgtgaacattttatattctatacagcagaatgtaagctgcttgaaggcagggattcccatcttacttttgtatttttattccaaaCAGtaaaaagtgcttcataaatatttgttgattgctgATATTGCAGCTAAAAGAGCTTTGGTTGGTAAGTGAATACTGCACACAAATGCACCTAATATATGGACACAATGTAGGATGATCCAACTATTCTGCTAATTAAAGGatcacgtatatgtgtgtgtaattattACATATGTAAAACATGACATTTAAATATTACATATTCAAcacctcaggtttttttttttactaatagcATAGTGATATGCTAAATCGCGTTTATGAAGTTACTTGGTTCAAGAACTATTTCAGAaggtaggattaaaacaaaaTTCAGACCAGAGCTAATAATGTTCGTTGTACAGAACACATCAAAGCTCACTTTATAACCACTAAACCaagcctgcacaacctgcagcccacAGGCTGCTTATGCTTGCGGCATGTCAAAGGACCTCCTCTACATACAActgatgttttcctctacatttttcatgggctgcccaaaatccttcaGTGTGCAGCAAGCAGCCCTCGAGTGTGCAGGCCTGCACTAACTCTAAAGTTTTCATATAAGAGCCATATACTGAGAGTAAAACAACTAAAAGTAGATACAGGAATTCTATTCTAACTTCAACTACCAAAACTAAATATTactaattttttattctttgactcTCAACACAACACTTAAAATGATTTATATATTCATCCTTCCAAAATTTCTAAAACTGGTTTTAAAAAGAACCAGGATTAAGCAGATTCAGCTTTGAATATATTTGCACCTGGAACCATTTTCCTCCTATACACTCAAAAAACTCTTACTAATATTCTGGTGCATGGCCTGCATGAAGAAGCAAGTTGGAGGAAGACCTTACACAATACCCAGTAAGTACTCAAATATTAGCTGCTAATGGTCAACCTTCCTTTaactgaggttaagtaacttgttcaaggccAGTTTGATAGTCATATACAGTCAAGATTGGACTCCAAGTCTAATATTCTAACCAGGTTATGGTCTTACGTaaattcaaaagcttttttttaattgaaagcataggtaaattaatttttttcaacccTAAACATTGACACATAATTGTGCAACTATTGTGTTGTGAGTAGGAGATGGTGAccattttatatgtataaaaataaaaaaggcaactTGGTCAGTTCTTGAGTTAGGATTCGAGTGATGCTGCTAATATAGACCAGCATGTGATTATGGGCAAGCCATTAACGTCTCCATTCCCTATATAACTGAGATTATAAAGTACTGATGAGCTACCAATTTGCACTGGTAGACAAAAGTTCCCTTTATGAAAGAAATCACGtgtcttccctttccccaaaggATCAAGCATACAAACTATATGAAATTACTAACTACTAATACCATATGTAATACTTTATTTTCATGTATTTACTCCATAGATGTGTTTGTGAGATGGAATGAGTGTGTACaaagagtgctttgcaaaccataaagtgctttaaaaagtcAGTTATTATGACTTTTACCTTTTTGTCATAATGATTTAATAAATTACATTCTCTGTATTAGGTACTTACTTGAAACACTGTGAAACCAAGATAATATTCAATAAGAATGCAGCCTATGCTCCAAACATCACAGGGCTGAGACCATCCCAATGCTAgtgtaagaaagaaaaagttactttatcttttaaacattttttcaaaacCAACATTTACTATCCAGGTTCATCTGTTGCATaattaaatgtatatgtgtacatatgtatagattCACCAACAGTTATCAATGTCAGTGACAATTCCAACAAAATAACCATAACCTAGATTTCCCAAACCTATACTTTTGATAGGATAATGAAATTTAGCTAGCTATAACTTGTTTGATCCTTAAAAAGAAgctgcttcttttaaaaataaacattttaaatgcaaattaaaatgactatcAACAACATGAATACGTTTATGAAGAAATAAGAATCTATGATTACAAAACTTAAaagatatggggcagctaggtgaggtgagtagagcactggccctggagtcaggaggacctgagttcaaatccggcctcagactcttgacacatgtactagctgtgtgaccttggacaagtcacttaaccccaattgccctgccaaaaagcaaaaaaaaagaacttaaaagaTATTGCTTACTAAGATCAAAATTTCagatctagaaaggaccttaagacATCATTTAGttcaaactttctcattttatagaggatgaaacatgtacaaaatgGTTGAGTAACTTGACCAAAGTTACACCAAGTTAGAACTGGAGCTCCGTTTTCTTGACAGCCAGCTGGGTTCTCTTTCTACTATCCCTTGAAAGTAGACTAATTACAAGAGACTATTCAGGAAAAAAAGTAAGTCTGATAGAAGAGCAAAGGCAAACACAAAAACTGGGGAAACACTGAATCcccaaccttttttttaaaataactatacctgaagaggtgagaaaaggaaaaaaaaaaaaaaaaaggatggcatGGGCTTGCACCCTGTaatcaatgaaatcaaaattcATGATTTACCAAAGAAGAAGCCCTAATGCACCCAGCAAAGCATCTTACGAAAGTGGCAATCTTACGTCCCAGTAATGTTGTAGAAAGAAATACTTCTAAACACCAGGATCTTCTGACAACTTGTTAACTGTTAATGTCACTAACTGGCCAAAAAGAGTACAATTCTAACAAGCCCATAAACCAGATTTGCATACATTCTGCTATTTATACTGTCACAGGATTCATACTTTCCTTCACAACCACCCTAAAGGCAGGTACGTATACCAAATGTCAATATAATGCTCAGTTTCTACAAGTACTTAAGGATTTTCCTTATAGCTACATATaacagaaaactgatgaactaCAATGAAAATTAAGAATCCCGATGTCTACTAACCTAAAATGACTTCTGGAGCTCTGTAGTGTCGTGTAGATACTAAAGTACTGTGATGTTCATCATCATATGTTGCACTTCCAAAGTCAACAACTTTAATATCGGTATTTTTCAGTGTGCGTTCATCACGTTTCTGAAAAAGACAAGTTAACTGTACATGAAAGAGGTTAAGATGAGTTAAAGACATCATACCATATTTATAACAAGCCAACATACCATTTTAGAGTTGTACTTGACTACATAATCAGACttaacaaacaaaatattttcaggTTTCAGATCTGTATGAGTCAACTTATTATGATGCAAGactacaaaagaaaacagaaaagtgtTTGTTAGTTCTTATTCCTCAATTTTGTCTTCAAATTCCAGAAAATTAACATTAAACATACTTACAATTTATGGACTGACAGATCTGATATGCCATCTGCCTGATATGGTCAAGTTGAAAGGGCAAAAAactattttctttaataaaatcatAAGTACTGAGTCCCAACAGTTCAAACACAATGCAAACATGACCATGATGATCAAACCATTCCAACATTTGGACACATCGGCTGAAAatacatagcaaaaaaaaaaaaaaaaaagaatttttagatTTTTAGATGACAGGACAGATATATGCTTCCTACATAAAGCATGACAATTCAGAGTCCGAATTCATACTTACAATACACTATTGGGATCAGTACTGTTTAAGTGCTCCAATACTTGGATTTCTGAACGAGCAGCTTCACGGTATCTACCAACATTTTTTACAATTTTCACAGCAACATGTGTATCAtcccttaaaaacaaaaatcaagtattcatttatttatcaaaTTTTGTTCAACAAAAATGCTATGACCACTGTAACATAGCTGGCACTAATAACCGGAAGCTTTGCTTAAAACTATGTTCGTTAGTaacaaaagatataaaggaaATTTAGGTTGAtgtatacttaaaaaaagaaaactggcagGTAGGTTGTTTTAAATCCTGACACATGTTCACTAAAGTAAGTTTTCATAGCATATTTTGCAGGATTACACACATCTCCCTCACTTAAAAGTATTTCTCCACTGAAATCTACTCCATtgcctcattgtggcatggagaTTACTCCATTACCAGTGGAATGCAAGTTTTGGCAAGCCCTAAATTAAGGTAGAAAGACCCTGATCAAGAAACTACCGAAATCTGTTGAAGCTCATCACTAGATTGGTTGTAGGGTGACTAAACTTTtccagggagagaaggggaaaagcatGAGGTATGTAGACCACAAACTAGGGGTTGCAACTTGAATTTAAGGAAGGAGTACCctacaccaacaaaatcacaggtgcT
This region of Trichosurus vulpecula isolate mTriVul1 chromosome 3, mTriVul1.pri, whole genome shotgun sequence genomic DNA includes:
- the CLK4 gene encoding dual specificity protein kinase CLK4 isoform X3 yields the protein MDDTHVAVKIVKNVGRYREAARSEIQVLEHLNSTDPNSVFRCVQMLEWFDHHGHVCIVFELLGLSTYDFIKENSFLPFQLDHIRQMAYQICQSINFLHHNKLTHTDLKPENILFVKSDYVVKYNSKMKRDERTLKNTDIKVVDFGSATYDDEHHSTLVSTRHYRAPEVILALGWSQPCDVWSIGCILIEYYLGFTVFQTHDSKEHLAMMERILGPIPTHMIQKTRKRKYFHHNQLDWDEHSSAGRYVRRRCKPLKEFMLCHDAEHENLFDLVRRMLEYDPAKRITLDEALQHPFFDLLKKK
- the CLK4 gene encoding dual specificity protein kinase CLK4 isoform X2; the protein is MVEKAGVTKATVAVTNARRDPTVVHKRTGTVNHIYSLKKQIDEIVATLGEGAFGKVVECIDRDMDDTHVAVKIVKNVGRYREAARSEIQVLEHLNSTDPNSVFRCVQMLEWFDHHGHVCIVFELLGLSTYDFIKENSFLPFQLDHIRQMAYQICQSINFLHHNKLTHTDLKPENILFVKSDYVVKYNSKMKRDERTLKNTDIKVVDFGSATYDDEHHSTLVSTRHYRAPEVILALGWSQPCDVWSIGCILIEYYLGFTVFQTHDSKEHLAMMERILGPIPTHMIQKTRKRKYFHHNQLDWDEHSSAGRYVRRRCKPLKEFMLCHDAEHENLFDLVRRMLEYDPAKRITLDEALQHPFFDLLKKK